The following are encoded in a window of Chloroflexia bacterium SDU3-3 genomic DNA:
- the nadC gene encoding carboxylating nicotinate-nucleotide diphosphorylase, giving the protein MTAAYIPSTSHYISDEALARLVGAALDEDLGRGDITSDLLVPDGIQASAVFRGRSAGVAAGLTIAGLVFQTADSRVTFEQLVPEGAAIEPGQDLAVVRGPARSLLRGERVALNFAQRLSGIASLTARYVAAVRGTRARIVDTRKTTPGLRALEKYAVRVGGGRNHRRDLSDAVMIKDNHLVAIAMRGLSLPAAVAQMREQLAHTVKIEIEVDRIDQIPLALEARADIILLDNMGPDLLREAVALIDGRALTEASGGVNMATVAAIAASGVDIISVGGLTHSAPALDIGLDMELAQ; this is encoded by the coding sequence ATGACAGCGGCATATATCCCATCCACCAGCCACTACATCTCCGATGAGGCGCTGGCGCGGCTGGTGGGCGCGGCGCTCGACGAAGATCTCGGGCGCGGCGACATCACCTCCGACCTGCTGGTGCCGGACGGCATCCAGGCCAGCGCGGTGTTTCGTGGCCGCAGCGCGGGCGTGGCGGCTGGCCTCACCATCGCCGGGCTGGTCTTCCAGACCGCCGATAGCCGCGTCACCTTCGAGCAGCTGGTGCCCGAGGGCGCGGCCATCGAGCCGGGGCAGGATCTGGCCGTGGTGCGCGGCCCGGCCCGCAGCCTGCTGCGCGGCGAGCGCGTGGCGCTCAACTTTGCCCAGCGTCTGAGCGGCATCGCCAGCCTGACGGCGCGCTACGTGGCCGCCGTGCGCGGCACCAGGGCGCGGATCGTGGACACCCGCAAGACCACCCCCGGCCTGCGGGCGCTGGAGAAGTACGCCGTGCGTGTGGGCGGCGGGCGCAACCACCGCCGCGACCTGAGCGACGCCGTGATGATCAAGGATAACCATCTAGTCGCTATCGCCATGCGCGGCCTGAGCCTGCCCGCCGCGGTGGCGCAGATGCGCGAGCAGCTAGCCCACACGGTCAAGATCGAGATCGAGGTCGACCGCATCGACCAGATCCCGCTGGCCCTGGAGGCCAGGGCCGACATTATCCTGCTGGACAATATGGGGCCAGATCTGCTGCGCGAGGCCGTAGCGCTGATCGACGGGCGCGCGCTTACCGAGGCCTCGGGCGGGGTGAATATGGCCACAGTGGCGGCGATCGCGGCCTCGGGCGTCGATATTATCTCGGTCGGCGGGCTGACCCACTCGGCACCCGCGCTGGATATCGGGCTGGACATGGAGCTGGCGCAATGA
- a CDS encoding DsbA family protein, with the protein MQPRDRPHVVGLPLLWRGRHRAGHAPALPPRPRDAASGGAEALDTGRAGMRLRRAAPRGGSARHLFIALKGSDMVAFSPRIQRALSGALLGGALFLTASCGPTGTVSTIASATAEGSTTSGATTQATAAPAAAEATAAPAAEATATASAASRSMGDPSAPIKVVVYSDFQCPYCAMFAEQAMPEIKKNYIDTGKVSFEFRDFPLSEIHSSAVLAAHVANCAAVQGSFYPMHDRLFKGQTDKEWGTSNLSQDFSTMLGYARELKLDEKALQTCVQSQQFATQIESDYREGTAAGVQSTPSFTVNGTLVVGAQPYDTWKKTFDDELAKLGK; encoded by the coding sequence ATGCAGCCACGTGATCGACCTCACGTGGTCGGTCTGCCCCTACTGTGGCGAGGACGGCACCGGGCGGGCCATGCACCAGCTCTACCGCCGCGCCCCCGAGACGCAGCCAGTGGAGGCGCTGAAGCGCTAGACACGGGCCGTGCGGGCATGCGTCTGCGGCGCGCTGCGCCCCGAGGCGGCTCTGCGCGGCATCTTTTTATCGCTCTGAAGGGATCTGACATGGTAGCATTCTCGCCCCGCATCCAGCGGGCGCTCTCAGGCGCGCTGCTGGGCGGCGCGCTCTTTCTCACGGCCTCGTGCGGCCCCACAGGCACTGTCTCCACCATCGCCAGCGCGACTGCCGAGGGCTCGACAACCTCGGGGGCCACCACTCAGGCAACCGCCGCGCCAGCCGCAGCCGAGGCCACCGCCGCGCCAGCCGCCGAGGCCACCGCCACCGCCAGCGCGGCCAGCCGCAGCATGGGCGACCCCAGCGCGCCGATCAAGGTGGTCGTGTATAGCGACTTCCAGTGCCCCTACTGCGCGATGTTTGCCGAGCAGGCCATGCCCGAGATCAAGAAGAACTACATCGACACCGGCAAGGTCTCGTTCGAGTTCCGCGACTTCCCGCTCTCCGAGATCCACAGCAGCGCGGTGCTGGCTGCCCACGTGGCCAACTGCGCGGCGGTGCAGGGCAGCTTCTACCCCATGCACGACCGGCTGTTCAAGGGCCAGACGGACAAAGAGTGGGGCACCAGCAACCTCTCGCAGGATTTCTCAACCATGCTGGGCTACGCCCGCGAGCTGAAGCTGGACGAGAAGGCGCTGCAGACGTGCGTCCAGTCGCAGCAGTTCGCGACGCAGATCGAGTCCGACTACCGCGAGGGCACGGCGGCGGGGGTGCAGAGCACGCCCTCGTTTACGGTAAACGGTACACTGGTGGTGGGCGCGCAGCCCTACGACACCTGGAAGAAGACCTTCGACGACGAGCTGGCCAAGCTCGGAAAGTAG
- a CDS encoding CpsD/CapB family tyrosine-protein kinase translates to MPKLGKRSKPIPAASLPTVLLSAAGVPLTVFSAEVIASYRRMITGMLYREHIPARIAMVSAIRGEGVTYSALALATTMASDLAQSVCVVELNWASPGLQRQLGEATRPPKKRFGKPAPPPDVDLPTSLGVSGVLAGQATLDEALIATSLTNLLLLPAGEMPPHQWAMASRSQGLDQLLAELAGRFDHIIIDAPALMANSDGIAIASRADAACVVVRQGITPVSFVRRALDEVKHIQMLGVVLNQTKVSMPRWIYNRIPQD, encoded by the coding sequence ATGCCCAAGCTAGGAAAGCGCAGCAAGCCCATACCCGCCGCCAGCCTGCCCACCGTGCTGCTCTCGGCGGCGGGCGTGCCGCTCACCGTGTTCTCCGCCGAGGTGATCGCCAGCTACCGCCGCATGATCACCGGCATGCTCTACCGCGAGCACATCCCCGCGCGCATCGCCATGGTCAGCGCCATCCGTGGCGAGGGCGTGACCTACAGCGCCCTCGCGCTGGCCACCACCATGGCATCCGACCTAGCCCAGAGCGTATGCGTGGTCGAGCTGAACTGGGCCAGCCCGGGCCTGCAGCGCCAGCTGGGCGAGGCCACCCGCCCGCCCAAAAAGCGTTTCGGCAAGCCCGCCCCGCCGCCCGATGTCGATCTGCCCACCAGCCTAGGCGTCAGCGGCGTGCTGGCCGGGCAGGCCACCCTGGATGAGGCGCTGATCGCCACCAGCCTGACCAACCTGCTGTTGCTGCCAGCGGGCGAGATGCCGCCGCACCAGTGGGCCATGGCATCGCGTAGCCAGGGGCTAGATCAGCTGCTGGCCGAGCTGGCCGGGCGCTTCGACCACATCATCATCGACGCGCCCGCGCTGATGGCCAACAGCGACGGCATCGCAATCGCGTCGCGGGCCGACGCCGCGTGCGTGGTGGTGCGCCAGGGCATCACGCCGGTGAGCTTCGTGCGGCGCGCGCTTGATGAGGTGAAGCACATCCAGATGCTGGGCGTGGTGCTCAACCAGACCAAGGTGAGCATGCCGCGCTGGATCTACAACCGTATCCCGCAGGACTGA
- a CDS encoding O-antigen ligase family protein codes for MNQPITTDPKYLSIEAQIKRGWIRNGLWALFVLAAALFQSYAMGRLMAPVSLIAWLCFFTCVGLIIYEPRNGVFCLLTFSFLGDALLMPWYPFRKNLSSAESLLYFSDSFSFSPFELCLALTLAVWFLRMAFQRKWRFRFGPVFWPLALFSGCVMFSLLYGIARGGDRVIALWEARSLLYILPAYWLTVNLIERRSHVQTMLWLIILPNIVNGVVGSVYTATELKFQLAGVEAIGEHALSIHFNAFFIIFFASMLFRTSVAKRTVMWIGFPVVLLAYAANNRRASFITMGIAVVIIFLLLLRLNKQKFWLIVPPLAACGMLYVAIFWNSSGALGAPAKAVRSVFGQADPRDAASNIYRVYENINNLYTIHKNVLFGVGFGNKFMQIVPTPDISFFEWWEYIVHNSILWIWMDMGALGFLSMAATFGTAFVIGGRRLWETANDEVGIATVLALSYLVVFFVYAYVDMAWEVSNMGVIGIMMGLVCIFDVVARERPAVAPIRWPWQQPAAPQPSS; via the coding sequence ATGAACCAGCCGATCACCACCGATCCCAAATACCTCTCGATTGAGGCCCAGATCAAGCGCGGGTGGATCCGCAACGGCCTGTGGGCGCTGTTCGTGCTGGCGGCGGCGCTGTTCCAGTCGTACGCCATGGGGCGGCTGATGGCACCCGTGTCGCTGATCGCGTGGCTGTGCTTCTTCACCTGCGTGGGCCTGATCATCTACGAGCCGCGCAACGGTGTGTTCTGCCTGCTCACCTTCAGCTTCCTAGGCGACGCGCTGCTGATGCCGTGGTACCCCTTCCGCAAGAACCTCTCCAGCGCCGAGTCGCTGCTGTACTTCAGCGACTCATTCAGCTTCTCGCCCTTCGAGCTGTGCCTAGCGCTGACGCTGGCGGTATGGTTCCTGCGCATGGCCTTCCAGCGCAAGTGGCGGTTCCGCTTCGGGCCGGTGTTCTGGCCGCTGGCGCTGTTCAGCGGGTGCGTCATGTTCTCGCTGCTCTACGGCATCGCGCGCGGGGGCGACCGCGTGATCGCGCTGTGGGAGGCGCGGTCGCTGCTCTACATCCTGCCCGCGTACTGGCTGACGGTGAACCTGATCGAGCGGCGCAGCCACGTGCAGACCATGCTGTGGCTGATCATCCTGCCCAACATCGTCAACGGAGTCGTCGGCTCGGTCTACACCGCCACCGAGCTAAAGTTCCAGCTGGCGGGCGTCGAGGCGATCGGCGAGCACGCGCTCTCTATCCATTTCAACGCCTTCTTCATCATCTTCTTCGCGTCGATGCTGTTCCGCACCTCGGTCGCCAAGCGCACGGTGATGTGGATCGGCTTCCCGGTGGTGCTGCTGGCCTACGCCGCAAACAACCGCCGCGCCTCGTTCATCACCATGGGCATCGCCGTGGTGATCATCTTCTTGCTGCTGCTGCGGCTGAACAAGCAGAAGTTCTGGCTGATCGTGCCGCCACTGGCCGCATGTGGCATGCTGTACGTGGCCATCTTCTGGAACAGCTCGGGGGCGCTGGGCGCGCCGGCCAAGGCGGTGCGCTCGGTGTTCGGCCAGGCCGACCCGCGCGACGCGGCCTCGAACATTTACCGCGTCTACGAGAATATCAACAACCTCTACACCATCCACAAAAACGTGCTTTTTGGCGTCGGGTTCGGCAATAAGTTCATGCAGATCGTGCCCACGCCCGACATCAGCTTCTTCGAGTGGTGGGAGTACATCGTCCACAACTCGATCCTGTGGATCTGGATGGACATGGGTGCGCTTGGATTCCTCTCGATGGCAGCGACCTTCGGCACGGCCTTTGTGATCGGCGGGCGGCGACTATGGGAGACCGCAAACGACGAGGTGGGCATAGCCACCGTGCTGGCGCTCTCGTATCTGGTGGTATTCTTCGTCTACGCCTACGTCGATATGGCGTGGGAGGTCAGCAACATGGGCGTGATCGGCATTATGATGGGGCTGGTGTGCATCTTCGATGTGGTCGCACGCGAGCGCCCCGCCGTCGCGCCCATCCGCTGGCCCTGGCAGCAGCCAGCCGCGCCCCAGCCAAGCAGCTAG
- the nadA gene encoding quinolinate synthase NadA produces MTTALPPTLVGATCSPELELQPWNFDAPKAPQYGPGASQEDTIPLDAPVQQQMPASYRAMDAAELDRRIRQAKAILGEKLLILGHHYQRDEIIQYADLRGDSFKLSELAAARSQADYILFCGVHFMAESADVLAQPHQQVILPNMAAGCSMADMAHPDDVLNAWDQLAELYGPQQGQRQPLLPVTYMNSAASLKAFCGERGGVVCTSSNADTVLRWAFERGERVLFFPDQHLGRNTGFAMGIPLEQMVLWNPRKPLGGNTPEQLREAKIILWQGHCSVHKRFTVAQIEQARRDYPGVNVIVHPECDIKVVQAADSYGSTEHILAKIAKAEPGSIWAVGTEISMVKRLAAENPDKTIFCLDPVICPCSTMYRIHPAYVAWALDNLLEGRVINRITVDEDTKRWAKVALERMLQLR; encoded by the coding sequence ATGACCACCGCTCTTCCGCCGACACTGGTCGGCGCAACATGCAGCCCCGAGCTTGAGCTTCAGCCCTGGAACTTCGACGCCCCCAAGGCACCGCAGTACGGCCCAGGCGCAAGCCAGGAGGACACCATCCCGCTGGATGCGCCGGTGCAGCAGCAGATGCCCGCCAGCTACCGCGCCATGGACGCCGCCGAGCTTGACCGGCGCATCCGCCAGGCCAAGGCCATCCTGGGCGAGAAGCTGCTGATCCTAGGGCACCACTACCAGCGCGACGAGATCATCCAGTACGCTGACCTGCGCGGCGACTCGTTCAAGCTCTCCGAGCTGGCCGCCGCCCGCAGCCAGGCCGACTACATCCTATTCTGCGGCGTGCACTTCATGGCCGAGAGCGCCGACGTGCTGGCCCAGCCGCACCAGCAGGTCATCCTGCCCAACATGGCGGCGGGCTGCTCCATGGCCGACATGGCCCACCCCGACGACGTGCTGAACGCCTGGGATCAGCTGGCCGAGCTGTACGGCCCCCAGCAGGGCCAGCGCCAGCCGCTGCTGCCCGTGACCTACATGAACTCGGCGGCCTCGCTCAAGGCCTTCTGCGGCGAGCGCGGCGGCGTGGTCTGCACCTCGTCCAACGCCGACACGGTGCTGCGCTGGGCCTTCGAGCGCGGCGAGCGCGTGCTGTTCTTCCCCGACCAGCACCTGGGCCGCAACACCGGCTTCGCCATGGGCATCCCGCTGGAGCAGATGGTGCTGTGGAACCCGCGCAAGCCGCTGGGCGGCAATACCCCCGAGCAGCTGCGCGAGGCCAAGATCATTCTCTGGCAGGGCCACTGCTCGGTGCACAAGCGCTTCACCGTGGCCCAGATCGAGCAGGCCCGCCGCGACTACCCCGGCGTGAACGTGATCGTGCACCCCGAGTGCGATATCAAGGTGGTGCAGGCCGCCGATAGCTACGGCTCCACCGAGCACATCCTGGCCAAGATCGCCAAGGCCGAGCCAGGCTCGATCTGGGCGGTGGGCACCGAGATCAGCATGGTGAAGCGGCTAGCCGCTGAGAACCCCGACAAGACGATCTTCTGCCTGGACCCGGTGATCTGCCCCTGCTCGACGATGTACCGCATCCACCCGGCCTATGTGGCCTGGGCGCTCGACAACCTGCTTGAGGGCCGCGTGATCAACCGCATCACGGTGGACGAGGACACCAAGCGCTGGGCGAAGGTTGCCCTTGAGCGCATGCTTCAGCTTCGGTAG
- the nadB gene encoding L-aspartate oxidase, whose amino-acid sequence MYDYIIIGSGIAGLYTALRAAQHGSVLVLTKSKLEESNTRYAQGGIAAAFSPEDSPALHYEDTLIAGAGLCDEAAVRVLTDEAPARIRDLFSYQVPFDRHDGEVSLGLEGAHSRRRILHAGGDATGWHIEEALCQAIRKANVAVLEDAFVTEIAVEHGRATGVWAMQGERPARRYRGRHIILASGGAGQLYAYTTNPGVATGSGMALAFRAGAELIDLEFYQFHPTALRMDGLPPFLISEAVRGEGAYLRNSLGERFMPRYDERNELAPRDIVARAITSEMRRTGSDCAYLDLRHLDAEEALRHFPTIAKFCAEAGMDITKDLVPVAPAAHYMMGGVRTNSWGETSLPGLYACGEVACSGVHGANRLASNSLLEGLVFGGRIVERTLQRGAAWFEDTESADFGPDQVLELAQPQHAAPSKAPTQADLQRLMWQNVGLVREAAELEEAVETMGRWQAALAHPRSIADHELRNQVLLGWLMAQAALARQESRGGHFRSDAPETLDAWRHRIVVGQRVAVEHALERSLAAAD is encoded by the coding sequence ATGTACGACTATATTATCATCGGCAGCGGGATCGCAGGCTTGTACACCGCGCTGCGGGCGGCCCAGCACGGCAGCGTGCTGGTGCTCACCAAGAGCAAGCTGGAGGAGAGCAACACGCGCTATGCCCAGGGCGGTATCGCGGCGGCCTTCTCGCCCGAGGACAGCCCGGCGCTGCACTACGAGGACACCCTGATCGCAGGCGCTGGCCTGTGCGACGAGGCGGCGGTGCGCGTGCTGACCGACGAGGCCCCCGCTCGCATCCGCGACCTGTTCAGCTACCAGGTGCCCTTCGACCGCCACGATGGCGAGGTCTCCCTGGGGCTGGAGGGCGCGCACTCGCGGCGGCGCATCCTGCACGCTGGCGGCGACGCCACCGGCTGGCATATCGAGGAGGCGCTCTGCCAGGCCATCCGCAAGGCCAATGTGGCGGTGCTTGAGGATGCGTTTGTGACCGAGATCGCGGTGGAGCATGGCCGCGCCACCGGCGTGTGGGCCATGCAGGGCGAGCGGCCCGCGCGGCGCTACCGCGGGCGGCACATCATCCTGGCCAGCGGCGGGGCCGGGCAGCTCTACGCCTACACCACCAACCCCGGCGTGGCCACCGGCAGCGGCATGGCGCTGGCCTTCCGCGCCGGTGCCGAGCTGATCGACCTAGAGTTCTACCAGTTCCACCCCACCGCGCTGCGGATGGATGGACTGCCGCCCTTCCTGATCTCCGAGGCGGTGCGCGGCGAGGGCGCGTACCTGCGCAACAGCCTGGGCGAGCGCTTCATGCCGCGCTACGACGAGCGCAACGAGCTGGCCCCGCGCGACATCGTGGCGCGGGCGATCACCAGCGAGATGCGCCGCACCGGCAGCGACTGCGCCTACCTCGACCTGCGGCATCTGGACGCCGAGGAGGCCCTGCGCCACTTCCCGACCATCGCCAAGTTCTGCGCCGAGGCCGGGATGGACATCACCAAGGATCTGGTGCCGGTGGCCCCCGCCGCCCACTACATGATGGGCGGTGTGCGCACCAACAGCTGGGGCGAGACCAGCCTGCCCGGCCTGTATGCCTGCGGCGAGGTGGCCTGCTCGGGCGTGCACGGCGCGAACCGGCTGGCCAGCAACTCGCTGCTGGAGGGCCTGGTGTTCGGCGGGCGGATCGTGGAGCGCACGCTCCAGCGTGGCGCGGCGTGGTTCGAGGATACCGAGTCGGCAGATTTTGGCCCCGACCAAGTGCTGGAGCTGGCCCAGCCGCAGCATGCCGCGCCCAGCAAGGCTCCAACCCAGGCCGACCTGCAGCGGCTGATGTGGCAGAACGTGGGCCTGGTGCGCGAGGCCGCCGAGCTTGAGGAAGCGGTCGAGACCATGGGCCGCTGGCAGGCGGCGCTGGCCCACCCGCGCAGCATCGCCGACCACGAGCTGCGCAACCAGGTGCTGCTGGGCTGGCTGATGGCCCAGGCCGCGCTGGCCCGCCAGGAGAGCCGCGGCGGCCACTTCCGCAGCGATGCCCCCGAGACGCTGGACGCCTGGCGGCACCGCATTGTGGTGGGCCAGCGCGTGGCTGTCGAGCACGCGCTGGAGCGCAGCCTTGCGGCGGCGGACTAG
- a CDS encoding NUDIX hydrolase has product MTITLDKPATPPLRDGQWPTVGVSVVIFSLQPAERGSELSVLLVRRTCAPCEGAWALPGGWVHSGEGLEQAARRHLLTKAGLRPTYLEQLYTFGRPDRDPREHRIAVAYYALVRNDESEIATAPDREARWFAVDRLPSPLAFDNDEIVQYALWRLRNKVSYAYISYQLLPPTFTLTQLREVYEGILGTEIDPTNFRRKVEASGTIVPTGTRVEGGAHRPPKLYRCTLSPDQLFKGPQS; this is encoded by the coding sequence ATGACGATCACGCTCGACAAACCTGCGACCCCGCCGCTACGCGATGGGCAATGGCCCACCGTCGGAGTGAGTGTGGTGATCTTCAGCCTGCAGCCCGCCGAGCGCGGCAGCGAGCTGTCGGTGCTGCTGGTGCGCCGCACCTGCGCCCCGTGCGAGGGCGCGTGGGCGCTGCCGGGCGGCTGGGTGCACAGCGGCGAGGGCTTGGAGCAGGCGGCGCGGCGGCACCTGCTCACCAAGGCCGGGCTACGGCCCACCTACCTTGAGCAGCTCTACACCTTCGGGCGGCCCGACCGCGACCCGCGCGAGCACCGCATTGCGGTGGCCTACTACGCCCTAGTGCGCAACGACGAGAGCGAGATCGCCACCGCGCCCGACCGCGAGGCCCGCTGGTTTGCCGTGGATCGCCTGCCATCGCCGCTGGCCTTCGACAACGACGAGATCGTGCAGTATGCGCTCTGGCGGCTGCGTAACAAGGTCAGCTACGCCTACATCTCCTACCAGCTGCTTCCGCCTACCTTTACGCTCACCCAGCTGCGCGAGGTGTACGAGGGCATCCTCGGCACCGAGATCGACCCGACCAACTTCCGCCGCAAGGTGGAGGCCAGCGGCACGATTGTGCCCACCGGCACGCGGGTGGAGGGCGGCGCGCACCGCCCGCCCAAGCTCTACCGCTGCACCCTTTCGCCCGACCAGCTCTTTAAGGGGCCGCAAAGCTAA
- a CDS encoding aminotransferase class V-fold PLP-dependent enzyme, whose product MSDAGLIYLDHAATTPTHPKVLEAMWPYFTQQFGNASSRYPLAEQARRAVEWAHATVAQRIGARPGEVIITSGGSEGDNLALKGVALASRSRGDHIITTQIEHHAVLRACEYLEAAHGFRITYLPVDAAGVVDLAALDAALDARTVLVSVMLANNEVGSIQPLAEIAQRTRPRGIPLHTDAVQAMANMVVDVDALGVDLLTISAHKLYGPKGVGALYVRRGTPLDPLIHGGHQERDRRAGTENVAGMVGLAAALQLAAEHDMAATQALRDHLIAGVLDMVPGAMLTGHPTQRLAGSASFCFAGVAGEAVLVALADRGVACSSGSACAAGETDPSHVLTAMGIPAELAQTAVRFSLGALNSAEQIDRVVAMLGDIMMELR is encoded by the coding sequence ATGAGCGACGCGGGCCTGATCTACCTCGATCACGCCGCGACCACGCCCACCCATCCCAAGGTGCTGGAGGCGATGTGGCCCTACTTCACCCAGCAGTTCGGCAATGCCTCCAGCCGCTACCCGCTGGCCGAGCAGGCCCGGCGGGCGGTGGAGTGGGCGCACGCCACGGTGGCCCAGCGCATCGGGGCGCGCCCCGGCGAGGTGATCATCACCAGCGGCGGCAGCGAGGGCGACAATCTGGCGCTGAAGGGCGTGGCGCTGGCCAGCCGCAGCCGGGGCGACCACATCATCACCACGCAGATCGAGCACCACGCGGTGCTGCGCGCCTGCGAGTACCTTGAGGCCGCCCACGGCTTCCGTATCACCTACCTGCCCGTCGATGCGGCTGGCGTGGTCGATCTGGCCGCGCTCGATGCGGCGCTGGATGCGCGCACGGTGCTGGTCAGCGTCATGCTGGCCAATAACGAGGTGGGCAGCATCCAGCCCCTGGCCGAGATCGCCCAGCGCACTAGGCCGCGCGGCATCCCGCTGCACACCGATGCGGTGCAGGCCATGGCCAACATGGTGGTGGATGTGGATGCGCTGGGCGTCGATCTGCTCACCATCTCGGCCCACAAGCTCTACGGCCCCAAGGGTGTGGGCGCGCTCTATGTGCGGCGCGGCACCCCGCTCGATCCGCTCATCCACGGCGGACACCAGGAGCGCGATAGGCGCGCGGGCACCGAGAATGTGGCGGGCATGGTCGGCCTGGCCGCAGCGCTCCAGCTAGCTGCCGAGCACGACATGGCGGCCACCCAGGCCCTGCGCGACCACCTGATCGCGGGTGTGCTGGACATGGTGCCGGGGGCCATGCTCACCGGCCACCCCACCCAGCGGCTGGCGGGCAGCGCCAGCTTCTGCTTCGCGGGCGTGGCGGGCGAGGCCGTGCTGGTGGCTCTGGCCGACCGGGGCGTGGCTTGCTCTAGCGGCTCGGCCTGCGCGGCGGGCGAGACCGACCCCTCACATGTGCTCACGGCCATGGGCATCCCTGCCGAGCTGGCGCAGACGGCGGTGCGCTTCAGCCTGGGCGCGCTGAACAGCGCCGAGCAGATCGACCGCGTGGTGGCGATGCTGGGAGACATAATGATGGAGCTACGCTAG
- a CDS encoding flippase, with amino-acid sequence MNSSGKTIVKNVSVMLVAQSITWALGFVLSIYLPRYVGATDMGKYALAGSIWTIMGIVMSTGVTTYLTKAIARNPERAADLLGTALLQRYAFFAISCVVVYLYTLVVPYSDDTILLVWVLALSQPFQQTVVVFNAVFQGYEAMHRISIIEIVNKVITVALSFLCIFMKANIIVIAAIPAVVYAVATIIELWFLRSYTRFRLHWDAQIAKSLLKDGLPYFMSGLALTFYFEVDKQIMGMLAEEKVVGWYTVAIGLTGTLIFLPNILTTAVFPALSRTVAESMEAASRLLRKSFNILLLVGIPVGFGTSVIANQVVLLIYGPSFAQSGPILHIMGFVLIITWLATLLGQFVVAADRTNMWTLLVFISTALTVPLDLVLMPWAELRYQNAAIGGALSFAVTELAMTCIGILILPRGTFTWENVSVAARTAVAGAVMALACWLVSDQFVLVPIVVGGVVYVPMVLLLRILPKEDLALLLRGFQKVLARFRPRPTDAVGSGG; translated from the coding sequence ATGAACTCATCGGGTAAGACCATCGTGAAGAACGTGAGCGTGATGCTCGTGGCCCAGAGCATCACCTGGGCGCTGGGCTTTGTGCTCTCGATCTACCTGCCGCGCTATGTTGGCGCGACCGACATGGGCAAGTACGCCCTGGCAGGCTCGATCTGGACGATTATGGGCATAGTGATGAGCACCGGCGTCACCACCTACCTCACCAAGGCGATCGCGCGCAACCCTGAGCGCGCCGCCGACCTGCTGGGCACGGCGCTGCTGCAGCGCTATGCGTTCTTCGCTATATCGTGCGTGGTGGTCTACCTCTACACCTTGGTGGTGCCCTACTCCGATGATACTATTCTGCTGGTGTGGGTGCTGGCGCTCTCGCAGCCGTTCCAGCAGACGGTGGTGGTGTTCAACGCGGTGTTCCAGGGCTACGAGGCCATGCACCGCATCTCGATCATCGAGATCGTAAATAAGGTGATCACCGTCGCACTCAGCTTTCTGTGTATTTTCATGAAGGCCAACATTATCGTGATCGCGGCCATCCCCGCTGTGGTCTACGCGGTGGCCACCATCATCGAGCTGTGGTTCCTGCGCAGCTACACCCGGTTCCGGCTGCACTGGGATGCCCAGATCGCCAAGTCGCTGCTAAAAGATGGCCTGCCCTACTTTATGTCGGGCCTGGCGCTCACATTCTACTTCGAGGTGGACAAGCAGATCATGGGCATGCTGGCCGAGGAGAAGGTGGTGGGCTGGTACACCGTGGCCATCGGCCTCACCGGCACGCTGATCTTCCTGCCCAACATCCTGACCACGGCGGTGTTCCCCGCGCTCTCGCGCACGGTGGCCGAGTCGATGGAGGCCGCATCCAGGCTGCTGCGCAAGAGCTTCAACATCCTGCTGCTGGTGGGCATCCCGGTGGGCTTCGGCACATCGGTGATCGCCAACCAGGTGGTGCTGCTGATCTACGGCCCCTCGTTCGCGCAGAGCGGGCCGATCCTGCACATCATGGGCTTCGTGCTGATCATCACGTGGCTGGCCACGCTGCTTGGCCAGTTCGTGGTGGCCGCCGACCGCACCAACATGTGGACGCTGCTGGTCTTCATCAGCACCGCGCTCACCGTCCCGCTCGACCTAGTGCTGATGCCCTGGGCCGAGCTGCGCTACCAGAACGCGGCTATCGGCGGCGCGCTCAGCTTCGCCGTGACCGAGCTGGCCATGACATGTATCGGCATCCTCATCCTGCCACGCGGCACCTTCACCTGGGAAAATGTGTCGGTGGCGGCCCGCACGGCCGTGGCCGGGGCGGTGATGGCGCTGGCCTGCTGGCTGGTGAGCGACCAGTTTGTGCTGGTGCCCATCGTGGTGGGCGGCGTGGTGTATGTGCCCATGGTGCTGCTGCTGCGCATCCTGCCCAAGGAGGATCTGGCGCTGCTGCTGCGCGGCTTCCAGAAGGTGCTGGCCCGCTTCCGCCCCCGCCCGACCGACGCGGTGGGCAGCGGGGGCTAG